The Hydrogenobacter sp. T-2 region CCACGAGAGGTGCCAAAAAGACAGAGAGCTTATATCTTAACCATTTCATTTTGCATCAAGAACAAAGAGTATGTTGTCCCTTATCCATTTGGGGTCAAGCCACTGAAGTGGGTTTACCTCATAGCCTTGCACTAAAATGCCAAAGTGAAGATGGTCTCCAAGTGCAAGCCCAGTCTTGCCAGTCCTTCCTATGACCTCTCCCTTCTTCACATACTGTCCTTCTTTTACCCTAATTTCTGAAAGATGACCATAAAGGCTCATAAGACCCATGCCATGGTCTATTACCACCGTGTTTCCATATATGCCAAGGTCTCCAGCAAAGACTACCACTCCTGAGTTGCTCGCTGGCACTTCCGCCCTCTCCACAGAGGCAAAGTCAAAGCCCATGTGCCTGCTTTCGCTTACCTTTTGTCCATCATAGTAATAGTGTCTTATCTCTCCATAACCTGCAAACACCTTGCTCCTTGGCAGTTGTAAAAAGGCACCCTCCCAAAGGACCCTTGGTTCACTTTTCCTGCCTATCTCTTCAAGCCTTGCCATATCTCTTTGTCTCCAAAGCTCGTTTATTCTCTTAAAGGCTTGTAGGGGTTCAAGTCCTTTACCTTCTTCTCCAAGAAGTGGGTATATAACCCTGTTTATGAAGCTATCGTCTATGGTTATATTGTCTTCCTTAAACCTTACATTCCTTATCCTCAAGGAAAGGGTTTGTTGAGAGAGGTTTCCTGCTTTGTCTTTTACTGCCACTGTGATACTACTTAAGTTTTGTTGGTCAAGCCTTACGGGAAAGAGACCAAAATAATATCCATCACCAAGAGAATAAAGCATATACTCATACTGTCCCATGAGCACAAAAGCCTCAACCTCTTCTTCAGTCCTTATCTTCACTGCAGAAGTTCCACCAAGCGTTGGAGAGGA contains the following coding sequences:
- a CDS encoding M23 family metallopeptidase, which produces MRYRYRLEERREKRLGFVRLIRRLAIFSFVLIMFYTLFIFLSGRPSISEEDLRSLSLIPSEKTFTLRANKPIEEIRIYAEQEGQKREIFKAKPTEPSKEITFTLRAKEAGLKDGNARLFVELSSGFLQSRTYILDALVDTIPPRFSVISYLSSPTLGGTSAVKIRTEEEVEAFVLMGQYEYMLYSLGDGYYFGLFPVRLDQQNLSSITVAVKDKAGNLSQQTLSLRIRNVRFKEDNITIDDSFINRVIYPLLGEEGKGLEPLQAFKRINELWRQRDMARLEEIGRKSEPRVLWEGAFLQLPRSKVFAGYGEIRHYYYDGQKVSESRHMGFDFASVERAEVPASNSGVVVFAGDLGIYGNTVVIDHGMGLMSLYGHLSEIRVKEGQYVKKGEVIGRTGKTGLALGDHLHFGILVQGYEVNPLQWLDPKWIRDNILFVLDAK